A single region of the Malaclemys terrapin pileata isolate rMalTer1 chromosome 2, rMalTer1.hap1, whole genome shotgun sequence genome encodes:
- the LOC128833093 gene encoding histone H4 type VIII-like, translating to MSSCGKEGKGLAKGSAKWHHKVLQDNIQGMTKPAICHLARSRGVKRISGLIYEETCGVLKVFLENVIRDAVTYTEHAKRKTVTAMDVVYTLYGFRG from the coding sequence ATGTCCAGTTGCGGCAAGGAGGGAAAGGGGCTGGCTAAGGGAAGTGCTAAATGGCACCATAAGGTCTTGCAAGACAACATCCAGGGCATGACGAAGCCGGCGATCTGTCACTTGGCTCGCAGCCGCGGGGTGAAGCGCATCTCGGGGCTGATCTATGAAGAGACCTGCGGGGTGCTGAAGGTTTTCCTGGAGAACGTGATCCGCGATGCGGTGACCTACACCGAGCACGCCAAAAGGAAAACCGTGACAGCCATGGATGTGGTGTACACCCTGTACGGCTTCAGGGGCTGA